The following coding sequences lie in one Musa acuminata AAA Group cultivar baxijiao chromosome BXJ3-1, Cavendish_Baxijiao_AAA, whole genome shotgun sequence genomic window:
- the LOC103998689 gene encoding serine/threonine-protein kinase ATR isoform X6: MLCLPRPCVPLIECIRVAIDILCSNNVSEVEDDHNFGMSLASLKKSHLPKVGEKRLSDTVVKVQCKRQKAAEANTLDASDFAVDVECNSSLVNERKKEFANELWRSISVFLELSKPVHTKTSALKPETTIRALSILSLVFSAYPNDSLSSRIFHQLFSWMPWICKQAKNSSLLSFDLPTYLQAVHSILCLQGVLQSQMKLFQDDDSIDADSGSCSYPQYADLLEFLKLPWTNNSFIAEAFLVRKVKCLCVQSLSKIGIKLKDESDLEVLDLAMHDESEEVCIEAITSMPVIILFSGQIFLGSMLRKLESVGRYRSVEIGKSILFSLGYMSCLHSSSDTFDYQNRSPCKLFLGDHYERQTKTMDLLRGFRCPHCDMGVMHNKGLSSNTISMPNQQSIKSDCDTGFVRFQTLFFEFLYDDSSEEFYVACVQILPRILRHSSQDTLLSTRTKWSECIDYLLLHKVKAVREAFCMEISCFLENNILEPLFNDVEGSDNTNEQRFMDKLKHSLAAAEDAEVLMTLLESTAAIMNSSDIRGPMFFYSLILFIEQLDNCNQIIRMTASRFIQKSPHFSCKGGFESVISKFSCIRDELYEYFSSRLVSRPAMIREFAGAVLGIKIEEFIGKMVPFVIPKLIVSHKDNDQAIITLHELAIHLNTDVVPLIVNWLPKVLAFALLHADGKELSSVLEFYHVQTGSGNKELFAAALPALLDELLCFSGEGDMDETERRTSRIPMMVEEIAKILTCSNDLPGFLKNHFVGLLNSIDRKMLHSEDIWFQKQALMRIEKLTEMMGPYLSTHLPKIMVLLMYAIDKEALQAEGLSVLHFFIKQLAKLSPSSTKHVISQIVAAFIPCLERCKENPSINLKKIVCILEDLVVENRLLLRQHIRELPLLPTIPALSEVNKVIQEARGSTSLHDQLQDAVDGLNHESLNVRYMMACELSKLLILRREEVTALIADESIVDLDVISSLISSLLRGCAEESRTAVGQRLKLVCADCLGALGAVDPAKFKGIASERFKIECSDDDLIFELIHKHLARTFRSASDTIVQDSAALAIQELLKLAGCQASLSENIGNENLRTSEDRVAGGSEVNTRGQRLWDRFSNYVKEIIAPCLTSRFQLPIVTDSAGIGPVYRPSMSFRRWIFFWIRKLTAYSTGTRYSIFSACRGIVRHDMQTAAYLLPYLVLNVVCHGTVEARNSITEEILTVLNAAASGNSGAAVHGAAGGQSEVCIQAVFTLLDNLGQWVDDLRQETVLSQTFHTTASKKALGLKVENEAIGNVVELLSSIPKVTLAKASFRCQAHARALMYFESYVRETSGSFNPAATSGLESLNKPGKLGSLDPAGARSNLDDLFSVEDISFLMEIYSGLDEPDGLSGLANLRKVSKLQDQLLINEKAGNWAEVLTLCEQALQMEPSSVQRHSDVLNCMLNMCHLQAMVTHVDGLKSRLPQYEKTWCMQGVQAAWRLGRWDLMDEYLSAAEKEGLVCSNSESNASFDMGLAKIIQAMMNKDQFLVAERIAQSKQALLAPLAAAGMDSYVRAYPYIVKLHMLCELEDYSALLGEDSFLGTTFTLDDPKFLKVTKDWENRLRITQPSLRAREPLLALRRLVFRTNNLGAQVGTCWLQYAKLCRSAGHHETAQRAILEAHASGAPNVHMEKAKLLWTIRKSDHAIAELQPFVPDPDIPITTQASKENRDLAKIILLYTRWIHYTGQKQKEEILKNYSRVRDLQPKWEKGYFFMAKYCDDLLVDARKRQEDNLAMQSCIAGSSLNPSTEEKPWWSYLPDVLLFYAKGLHKGHKNLFQALPRLLTLWFEFGSIYYRDCSSSDKLMKTVFTRILSILRGCLKDLPTYQWLTVLSQLVSRICHQSQEIVRIVKHIITLVLQEFPQQALWMMAAVSKSTVAARRDAAAEIIQAARRSRIGSEISGLFIQFASLIDHLIKLCFHPGQPKAKTINISTEFSTLKRMMPLGIILPVQQALTVTLPTYDASLMDSPSFDVFSASNHAMISGIGDEAEILSSLQRPKKVVFLGSDGVQRPFLCKPKDDLRKDARMMEFTTMINRLLSKFPESRRRKLYIRTFAVIPLTEDCGMVEWVPHTRGLRHILQDIYITCGKFDRQKTNPKVKNIYDQCKTSEEEMLKSQILPMFPPVFHKWFLTTFSEPAAWFRARVAYAHTCAVWSMVGHIVGLGDRHGENILFDSTTGDCIHVDFSCLFDKGLLLDKPELVPFRLTQNMIDGLGITGYKGVFLKVCEITLSVLRTHRETLMSVLETFLHDPLVEWTKSHKSSGVEVQNPHAQRAISNIKARLQGIVVGVGAAPSLPLAVEGQAQRLIDEAISLKNLGKMYIWWMAWF; this comes from the exons ATGCTATGCTTGCCAAGACCTTGTGTACCACTGATTGAGTGTATCCGGGTGGCAATTGATATTCTTTGTTCCAACAATGTTTCCGAGGTTGAAGATGATCATaactttggcatgtcattggccaGTCTTAAGAAATCTCATTTGCCTAAAGTTGGTGAGAAAAGATTGTCTGACACTGTTGTCAAAGTTCAGTGTAAGCGTCAAAAGGCAGCAGAAGCAAACACACTGGATGCTTCAGATTTTGCTGTAGATGTTGAATGTAATTCTTCTTTGGTGAATGAACGCAAGAAAGAATTTGCAAATGAGCTGTGGAGATCAATTTCTGTGTTTCTTGAATTATCAAAACCTGTTCATACGAAAACTTCTGCACTAAAACCAGAAACAACAATAAGAGCTCTTAGCATTCTCAGCCTCGTCTTTTCTGCTTATCCTAATGACAGTTTGTCTTCTAGAATTTTCCATCAATTGTTTTCCTGGATGCCTTGGATATGTAAGCAG GCAAAGAATTCAAGCTTACTTTCATTTGATTTGCCTACctatttacaagcagttcacagcATATTGTGTCTTCAAG GTGTTCTGCAGTCACAGATGAAGTTGTTCCAGGATGATGACTCAATTGATGCAGACAGCGGGAGCTGTAGTTATCCACAATATGCTGATCTTCTGGAATTCTTGAAACTGCCTTGGACCAATAATTCTTTCATTGCTGAAGCTTTTCTAGTCAGGAAAGTAAAATGTCTGTGCGTACAATCTCTCTCCAAGATTGGCATTAAACTAAAAGATGAAAGTGATCTTGAAGTGCTGGACTTGGCTATGCATGATGAAAGTGAAGAAGTCTGTATTGAAGCTATTACATCAATGCCAGTGATCATATTATTTTCTGGTCAGATTTTTCTGGGAAGCATGTTAAGAAAACTAGA GTCAGTGGGTCGATATAGAAGTGTCGAAATTGGTAAAAGTATTCTCTTTTCACTTGGCTATATGTCATGTTTGCATAGCTCTTCAGATACCTTTGACTATCAGAATAGAAGTCCTTGCAAATTATTTCTAGGTGATCACTATGAAAGGCAGACAAAAACAATGGATCTTCTGAGAGGATTTCGGTGCCCTCATTGTGACATGGGAGTAATGCACAATAAAGGGCTATCTTCTAACACTATATCTATGCCTAATCAGCAAAGCATAAAATCTGATTGTGACACTGGTTTTGTTAGATTTCAGACACTGTTCTTTGAGTTTCTATATGATGATTCATCAGAAGAATTCTATGTTGCATGTGTTCAAATATTACCAAGAATTCTAAGGCATTCATCTCAAGATACTCTTCTAAGTACAAGAACGAAGTGGAGTGAGTGTATTGATTACTTACTCCTCCACAAGGTAAAGGCCGTGAGGGAAGCCTTTTGCATGGAGATAAGTTGCTTCCTAGAGAATAATATTTTGGAGCCATTGTTTAATGATGTGGAAGGAAGTGACAATACCAATGAACAAAGATTTATGGACAAACTAAAACATTCTTTGGCAGCTGCTGAAGATGCTGAGGTcctaatgacacttttggaatcaACAGCTGCCATTATGAATTCTAGTGACATCCGTGGCCCCATGTTCTTTTACTCGCTTATTTTGTTTATCGAGCAGCTTGACAACTGTAATCAAATAATTAGAATGACTGCATCAAGATTTATACAAAAGTCCCCCCATTTCTCTTGTAAAGGAGGATTTGAATCAGTCATTTCCAAGTTTTCTTGCATTCGTGATGAGCTTTATGAATATTTCTCTTCAAGACTTGTGAGTCGCCCAGCCATGATTAGAGAATTTGCAGGGGCTGTTCTTGGTATAAAGATTGAGGAATTTATTGGGAAAATGGTCCCTTTTGTCATACCAAAGCTTATTGTTTCACACAAGGATAATGATCAAGCAATTATCACTTTGCATGAACTAGCGATCCACTTAAATACAGATGTTGTACCATTGATTGTCAATTGGCTGCCCAAAGTGCTTGCTTTTGCTCTTCTCCATGCAGATGGGAAGGAGCTATCCTCTGTATTGGAATTTTATCATGTTCAAACAGGATCTGGTAACAAAGAATTATTTGCAGCTGCTTTACCAGCACTTTTGGATGAACTTTTATGCTTTTCTGGGGAAGGGGATATGGATGAGACCGAGAGGAG GACCTCTCGAATTCCTATGATGGTTGAAGAAATAGCCAAAATCCTGACATGTTCAAATGACCTTCCAGGATTTCTCAAGAATCATTTTGTTGGTCTCCTTAATAGCATTGACAGGAAAATGCTTCATTCTGAAGATATCTGGTTTCAGAAACAAGCCTTGATGCGGATAGAAAAGTTGACTGAGATGATGGGTCCTTACCTCAGTACACATCTTCCCAAAATTATGGTCCTTTTAATGTATGCCATTGATAAAGAAGCACTTCAAGCTGAAGGTCTCAGTGTGTTGCATTTTTTTATTAAGCAGCTGGCTAAACTTTCACCTTCCAGCACCAAACATGTTATCTCACAGATTGTAGCTGCCTTTATTCCATGCTTGGAAAGATGCAAAGAAAACCCTTCTattaatttaaagaaaattgTTTGTATTTTGGAAGATCTTGTTGTTGAGAATCGGCTGTTACTAAGGCAACATATAagggagcttcctctgttgcccacCATTCCAGCTTTATCTGAAGTGAACAAAGTCATACAAGAGGCAAGGGGATCAACGTCTCTGCATGATCAATTGCAAGATGCTGTTGATGGCCTTAATCATGAGAGTCTAAATGTAAGATATATGATGGCATGTGAGTTAAGCAAACTGTTGATTTTGAGAAGAGAAGAAGTTACTGCACTGATTGCTGATGAGTCAATTGTAGATTTGGATGTCATAAGCTCCTTGATTTCATCGTTATTAAGAGGGTGCGCAGAGGAATCAAGGACAGCAGTCGGCCAACGGTTGAAGTTAGTCTGTGCAGATTGCTTAGGTGCCCTTGGTGCTGTAGACCCAGCTAAATTTAAAGGAATAGCTTCTGAGCGATTTAAGATTGAATGCTCTGACGATGATCTAATTTTTGAATTAATTCACAAGCATCTAGCAAGGACATTCAGATCTGCTTCTGATACCATTGTCCAGGATTCAGCTGCCTTGGCTATACAGGAGCTTCTCAAGCTAGCAGGCTGTCAAGCATCACTTAGTGAGAATATAGGCAATGAAAATCTACGTACATCTGAGGATAGGGTTGCTGGTGGTAGTGAGGTGAATACCAGGGGTCAAAGATTGTGGGATCGCTTTTCTAATTATGTTAAGGAAATTATTGCACCATGTTTAACTTCAAGGTTCCAACTTCCAATTGTAACTGATTCAGCAGGTATTGGCCCTGTTTATCGTCCTTCCATGTCATTCCGGAGGTGGATTTTCTTTTGGATCAGGAAATTAACTGCATATTCAACTGGTACACGCTACAGTATTTTCAGTGCATGCCGTGGAATAGTACGACATGACATGCAGACAGCTGCCTATTTGCTTCCTTATTTAGTACTGAATGTTGTTTGCCATGGCACAGTTGAGGCGAGGAACAGCATAACCGAGGAAATCTTAACTGTTCTTAATGCTGCAGCTTCAGGGAACAGTGGAGCTGCAGTGCATGGAGCTGCTGGTGGACAGAGTGAAGTGTGCATACAGGCTGTTTTTACTCTTCTTGATAATCTGGGGCAATGGGTTGATGATCTCAGACAAGAAACTGTTCTGTCCCAGACTTTTCACACTACAGCCTCAAAGAAAGCACTGGGATTGAAAGTTGAAAATGAGGCTATAGGTAATGTAGTTGAGCTGTTATCTTCCATTCCTAAAGTTACCCTTGCTAAGGCCTCCTTCAGATGTCAAGCTCATGCTCGTGCATTGATGTATTTTGAGTCATATGTTCGGGAGACATCAGGTTCCTTCAATCCAGCTGCCACAAGTGGTTTAGAATCTTTAAACAAGCCTGGGAAGTTAGGTTCCTTGGATCCAGCTGGTGCAAGAAGCAATTTAGACGATCTCTTTTCTGTTGAAGACATTTCGTTTTTGATGGAGATATACAGTGGTTTAGATGAGCCTGATGGCCTTTCTGGTTTGGCAAATCTGCGGAAAGTATCAAAACTGCAAGATCAACTTCTAATAAATGAGAAAGCAGGAAATTGGGCAGAAGTATTGACATTATGTGAACAGGCCTTGCAGATGGAGCCTTCTTCAGTTCAAAGACATTCAGATGTTCTCAATTGCATGCTTAACATGTGCCACCTTCAGGCTATGGTAACACATGTAGATGGTCTGAAATCTAGGTTACCTCAGTATGAGAAAACATGGTGCATGCAAGGTGTACAGGCAGCATGGAGGTTGGGTAGATGGGATCTGATGGATGAATATCTTTCTGCTGCAGAAAAAGAAGGTCTAGTCTGTAGTAACTCTGAGAGCAATGCTTCATTTGACATGGGCCTCGCCAAGATAATCCAGGCAATGATGAATAAAGACCAATTCTTGGTTGCTGAGAGAATTGCACAGTCTAAACAAGCATTACTTGCTCCATTAGCAGCAGCTGGTATGGACTCATATGTGCGTGCATATCCATACATAGTGAAACTTCACATGCTATGTGAGTTGGAAGATTACAGTGCTCTTCTTGGGGAAGATTCATTTCTTGGAACAACTTTCACATTGGATGATCCAAAATTTTTAAAGGTGACTAAGGACTGGGAAAATCGTTTGAGGATCACACAACCATCGCTGCGTGCGAGAGAGCCACTGTTAGCTCTTCGCAGGTTAGTTTTCAGAACGAATAATTTGGGTGCTCAAGTTGGAACCTGCTGGCTTCAATATGCGAAGCTTTGTCGTTCTGCTGGTCACCATGAGACTGCTCAACGGGCTATATTAGAGGCACATGCTTCAGGTGCTCCAAATGTTCACATGGAGAAGGCTAAACTTCTCTGGACTATTAGAAAGTCTGATCATGCTATAGCTGAATTGCAGCCATTTGTCCCAGATCCAGACATTCCTATTACCACACAAGCGTCGAAGGAGAATCGAGATTTGGCTAAAATCATTCTCCTCTATACTAGATGGATCCACTATACAGGTCAAAAGCAGAAGGAAGAGATTTTGAAGAATTATTCTAGAGTGAGGGACTTGCAACCCAAGTGGGAAAAGGGATACTTTTTCATGGCAAAATATTGTGATGATCTTCTTGTTGATGCTAGGAAGCGCCAAGAAGATAATCTTGCAATGCAGTCCTGTATTGCTGGTAGCTCTTTGAATCCATCAACGGAGGAAAAACCATGGTGGTCTTACCTACCTGACGTGTTGTTGTTTTATGCGAAAGGACTTCACAAAGGACACAAGAACCTTTTTCAAGCACTGCCAAGATTGCTAACACTCTGGTTTGAGTTTGGAAGCATATATTACAGAGATTGTTCTTCATCTGATAAACTTATGAAAACTGTTTTCACAAGG ATCTTGAGCATTTTGCGGGGTTGTCTAAAGGATCTGCCGACATATCAATGGCTAACAGTACTATCTCAATTGGTTTCTCGCATCTGCCACCAGAGTCAAGAAATAGTTCGAATTGTCAAACATATAATTACATTAGTTCTACAAGAATTTCCACAGCAAGCACTTTGGATGATGGCTGCAGTTTCAAAGTCAACAGTTGCTGCAAGGCGTGACGCTGCTGCTGAGATAATACAAGCTGCAAGAAGATCTCGAATTGGGAGTGAAATTAGTGGCCTATTTATTCAATTTGCCAGCCTGATTGATCACCTGATTAAGTTGTGCTTTCATCCTGGACAGCCAAAGGCAAAAACAATTAATATCTCAACTGAGTTCAGTACCTTGAAGAGAATGATGCCTCTAGGAATCATATTACCAGTCCAGCAGGCTCTTACTGTCACTTTACCGACTTATGATGCAAGTCTTATGGATTCTCCTAGCTTTGATGTATTTTCAGCCTCTAATCATGCTATGATATCTGGCATAGGAGATGAGGCCGAAATCCTTTCCTCTCTTCAGCGACCGAAAAAG GTGGTTTTTCTTGGAAGTGATGGTGTTCAGCGTCCGTTCCTCTGCAAGCCAAAGGATGACTTGCGGAAAGATGCACGGATGATGGAATTCACTACAATGATTAATCGTCTGTTATCCAAATTTCCTGAGAGCCGCAGAAGAAAGCTGTACATACGAACCTTTGCTGTGATCCCTCTTACTGAGGATTGCGGGATGGTGGAGTGGGTCCCGCATACTCGTGGCCTCCGTCACATTCTTCAGGACATCTACATAACTTGTGGAAAGTTTGACAGACAGAAGACAAATCCTAAAGTCAAGAACATATATGATCAGTGCAAGACATCTGAAGAGGAGATGTTGAAATCACAAATCCTTCCCATGTTCCCTCCTGTTTTCCACAAATGGTTCTTGACCACATTCTCTGAGCCAGCTGCTTGGTTTCGAGCAAGGGTGGCTTATGCACATACCTGTGCTGTTTGGTCCATGGTTGGGCACATTGTCGGTCTAGGTGACAGGCATGGTGAGAACATTCTATTTGACTCAACTACTGGTGACTGCattcatgttgattttagttGCTTATTTGACAAAGGTTTACTACTGGATAAGCCTGAGCTGGTGCCTTTCAGGCTAACCCAG AACATGATCGATGGTCTGGGCATTACTGGATACAAAGGTGTCTTTTTGAAGGTCTGCGAGATCACACTTTCAGTTCTACGAACACACAGAGAGACTTTGATGAGTGTTTTGGAAACTTTCCTGCATGATCCCTTAGTGGAATGGACCAAATCTCACAAATCAAGCGGAGTGGAAGTTCAAAATCCTCATGCACAG AGGGCCATCAGCAATATCAAGGCACGTCTTCAAGGAATAGTGGTCGGGGTTGGAGCAGCACCCTCTTTGCCCTTGGCTGTAGAAGGACAGGCTCAACGCCTAATCGATGAGGCTATCTCACTCAAAAACCTCGGAAAGATGTATATATGGTGGATGGCTTGGTTCTAA